A stretch of Deferribacterota bacterium DNA encodes these proteins:
- a CDS encoding FAD-dependent oxidoreductase, with amino-acid sequence MKKIIVIGGGFTGINVVKQLQDKDDLEIILFDCNNYHLFQPLLYQVAMAGLNPGDIATPLRTIFSGKKNIKVYLSK; translated from the coding sequence AAAAAAATTATAGTTATTGGTGGAGGTTTTACAGGTATTAATGTTGTAAAACAACTACAAGACAAAGATGACTTAGAGATAATCTTATTCGACTGTAATAATTATCATCTATTTCAACCATTATTGTACCAAGTTGCTATGGCAGGCCTTAACCCTGGTGATATTGCAACGCCACTTAGAACTATATTTAGTGGTAAAAAAAATATAAAAGTCTATTTAAGTAAA